The following are encoded together in the Cyanobacterium aponinum PCC 10605 genome:
- the grrP gene encoding extracellular substrate binding-like orphan protein GrrP has protein sequence MTLILSVGIKPAFAETVVERISRTGNLVVGTPFGLVPYAYNNSNEELDGYSIDVVKQIQKQLELRFGKQIQLSFVEVNNISDAVSKILTGEIDIACNTVFTWQRDQFVDYTLGYTQSDIRLLIPKGKTIDNFSGKKIGIPPLTFVYSAISLNHPDATLVEVKTTEEGLQALKEGKIDALAGDAIILDGESQQAQMTADFELFPKGVQGYGNYGVSCIVPENNSTFLNVANYAIARMMEGYLVGNEEMTTMVNRWLGEDGVVTIVTKEHLKTFFCNTINNYEQIPFDN, from the coding sequence ATGACATTGATATTGTCAGTGGGAATTAAACCAGCTTTTGCTGAGACGGTAGTAGAGAGAATTTCCAGAACGGGTAATTTGGTGGTTGGTACTCCTTTTGGTTTAGTACCTTATGCTTATAACAATTCTAACGAAGAATTAGACGGTTATTCTATTGATGTTGTTAAACAAATTCAAAAACAACTAGAATTACGATTTGGTAAACAAATCCAACTTAGTTTTGTTGAAGTTAACAATATTTCTGATGCCGTTTCCAAAATTTTAACAGGGGAAATTGATATTGCTTGTAATACCGTCTTTACTTGGCAACGAGATCAATTTGTGGACTATACCCTAGGTTATACTCAATCCGATATTCGTTTATTAATTCCTAAAGGCAAAACAATAGATAATTTCTCTGGGAAAAAAATCGGTATTCCGCCTTTAACTTTTGTGTATTCCGCCATTTCTCTGAATCATCCTGATGCAACTTTAGTGGAAGTTAAAACTACAGAGGAAGGTTTACAAGCCTTAAAAGAGGGCAAGATTGATGCTCTAGCAGGAGACGCTATTATTTTGGACGGAGAATCTCAACAGGCACAAATGACGGCAGATTTTGAACTATTCCCGAAAGGTGTGCAAGGTTATGGTAACTATGGGGTTTCTTGTATCGTTCCTGAAAATAATTCTACTTTTCTTAATGTCGCTAATTATGCGATCGCACGTATGATGGAAGGTTACTTAGTGGGAAACGAAGAAATGACGACAATGGTTAACCGATGGCTAGGAGAAGATGGAGTTGTTACCATTGTGACAAAGGAACATCTAAAAACTTTCTTTTGTAATACAATTAATAACTACGAACAAATCCCCTTTGATAATTAA
- the grrA gene encoding GrrA/OscA1 family cyclophane-containing rSAM-modified RiPP yields the protein MIKTTNTTWMGFLLAISTVAYCGSSQATTADSIKESLNPLENRISRIAEELKEREKQLQQEGESDNNFTSDIDDNLIAGGWGNGRGGSWVDSNRGSFVNNRRGWDNWRGWDDWGRWTNRSPWRNGGGFLNRR from the coding sequence ATGATAAAAACAACGAATACAACTTGGATGGGTTTTTTATTAGCAATATCTACCGTTGCTTATTGTGGTTCATCCCAAGCCACAACTGCAGACTCCATCAAAGAATCTTTAAACCCCTTAGAAAATCGCATTAGTCGTATCGCAGAGGAGTTGAAGGAAAGAGAAAAACAATTACAACAAGAGGGAGAATCTGACAATAATTTCACTTCTGATATAGATGATAACCTCATAGCAGGAGGTTGGGGAAATGGAAGAGGAGGCAGTTGGGTTGATAGCAATCGGGGTAGTTTTGTTAACAATCGCCGAGGATGGGATAACTGGAGAGGTTGGGATGACTGGGGAAGATGGACAAATCGTTCTCCTTGGCGTAATGGTGGAGGTTTTCTCAATCGCCGTTAG
- the grrM gene encoding cyclophane-forming radical SAM/SPASM peptide maturase GrrM/OscB: protein MLTSQEKTNYLRSENQEFGPISLVVIQPNSFCNLDCDYCYLPDRNLKNKLSLDLIEPIFKSIFTSPFCRDSFTICWHAGEPLTMPISFYKSAFEIIENTSKKYNQTELSFNYSYQTNGTLITQAWCDFWQQYPVSIGVSIDGPAFLHDAHRKNRKGGNSHELTMRGIKYLQKNNIPYNTISVITKDSLDYPDEMFNFFAENEIYDLAFNMEETEGVNDSSSLNGSEVEKKYRYFIERFWQLITESKLPFFIREFETLISLIYHQKRLNHTEMNHPFSIINIDYQGNFSTFDPELLSVKTPEYGDFIFGNILTDSLESICETEKFKGIYQEMKTGVKLCAENCHYFGLCGGGAGSNKYWENGTFASSETQTCRYRIQILTDVVLDAIEQSLGVTANNQ, encoded by the coding sequence ATGTTAACTAGCCAAGAAAAAACCAATTATCTCCGTTCAGAAAATCAAGAGTTTGGCCCAATTTCTTTAGTGGTTATTCAGCCTAATTCATTTTGCAATTTAGATTGTGACTATTGTTATTTGCCCGATCGCAACTTAAAAAATAAACTTTCACTAGATTTAATAGAACCTATTTTTAAAAGTATTTTTACTAGCCCTTTTTGTCGAGATAGCTTTACCATATGTTGGCACGCAGGAGAACCATTAACAATGCCAATTTCTTTTTATAAATCAGCTTTTGAAATAATTGAAAATACCAGTAAAAAATATAATCAAACTGAATTAAGTTTTAATTATTCTTATCAAACTAATGGTACTTTAATTACACAAGCATGGTGTGATTTTTGGCAACAATATCCTGTTAGTATTGGGGTTAGCATTGATGGACCCGCTTTTTTACATGATGCTCACCGTAAGAATAGAAAAGGAGGTAATTCCCATGAATTAACCATGAGAGGAATTAAATATTTACAAAAAAATAATATCCCTTATAATACTATTTCCGTTATTACAAAGGACTCCTTAGATTATCCTGATGAGATGTTTAATTTTTTTGCGGAAAATGAAATTTATGACCTTGCTTTTAATATGGAAGAAACCGAGGGAGTTAATGATTCTAGTTCATTAAATGGTAGTGAAGTTGAAAAAAAATATCGTTATTTCATCGAAAGATTTTGGCAGTTAATAACAGAAAGTAAATTACCCTTTTTTATCAGAGAATTTGAAACGTTAATTAGTTTAATTTATCATCAAAAAAGATTAAACCATACCGAAATGAATCATCCTTTTTCTATTATTAATATAGATTATCAAGGTAATTTTTCCACTTTTGATCCCGAATTATTATCAGTCAAAACTCCTGAATATGGTGATTTTATTTTTGGCAATATTTTAACTGATTCTTTAGAGTCAATTTGTGAAACGGAAAAATTTAAGGGCATTTATCAGGAAATGAAAACAGGGGTTAAATTATGTGCTGAAAATTGTCATTATTTCGGTTTATGTGGTGGCGGTGCAGGTAGTAATAAATATTGGGAAAATGGCACTTTTGCCTCTAGCGAAACTCAAACTTGTCGTTATCGTATTCAAATTTTAACTGATGTGGTTTTAGATGCGATCGAGCAATCTTTGGGAGTCACTGCAAATAATCAATAA
- the hslO gene encoding Hsp33 family molecular chaperone HslO has protein sequence MADHLIRATAADGGIRAVGVITTKAVQEARDRHKLSYVATAALGRAMSSGLLLVSNMKKEGSRVNIKIKGNGPLGGLLVDARLDGTVRGYVSNPFVELPPNEKGKLDVGGAVGKEGYLYVVRDMGYGYPYSSTVELISGEVGEDIAHYLGTSEQTPSALLVGVFVGKQGVTASGGILLQVLPKAAEDPQLVETLESRVSQLTGFTPLLRQGKTLPDIFTDLLGDFGLNIFPEIQMVRFDCGCSFDRVLGALKMLGTDELADMIEKDGGAEATCQFCGEVYHANVDHLHDLIEDLKTGNG, from the coding sequence ATGGCAGATCATTTAATTAGAGCAACAGCGGCCGATGGGGGTATTCGTGCAGTGGGAGTTATCACCACTAAAGCAGTACAAGAGGCAAGGGATAGACACAAATTATCTTATGTAGCTACTGCGGCATTGGGAAGAGCGATGTCATCGGGTTTGCTTTTAGTTTCTAATATGAAAAAAGAAGGGTCTAGGGTAAATATTAAAATTAAGGGAAATGGCCCTTTAGGTGGTTTATTAGTCGATGCAAGATTAGATGGCACAGTCAGAGGCTATGTTTCTAATCCTTTTGTGGAATTACCCCCCAATGAGAAGGGAAAATTAGATGTGGGCGGTGCTGTGGGCAAGGAAGGTTATCTTTATGTTGTTAGGGATATGGGTTATGGTTATCCTTACTCTAGTACTGTTGAATTAATTTCAGGGGAAGTCGGAGAAGATATTGCTCATTATTTAGGTACATCAGAACAAACTCCTTCAGCTTTATTGGTGGGAGTATTTGTGGGAAAACAAGGAGTTACTGCTTCTGGGGGTATTTTGTTGCAGGTATTACCAAAGGCGGCAGAAGATCCACAGTTAGTGGAAACTTTGGAATCTCGTGTTAGTCAGTTAACTGGTTTTACTCCTTTATTACGTCAAGGGAAAACTTTACCTGATATTTTTACGGATTTGTTAGGGGATTTTGGTTTAAATATTTTCCCTGAAATTCAGATGGTAAGATTTGATTGTGGATGCTCTTTCGATCGCGTTTTAGGTGCTTTAAAAATGTTGGGTACTGACGAATTAGCGGATATGATTGAAAAAGATGGAGGGGCAGAAGCTACCTGCCAATTCTGTGGAGAAGTGTATCACGCTAATGTTGATCATCTCCATGATTTAATCGAAGATTTGAAAACGGGCAATGGATAA
- the psb29 gene encoding photosystem II biogenesis protein Psp29, which translates to MDKNRTVSDTKRSFYQHHQRPINSIYRRVVEELMVEMHLLAVNVDFNPDPIYYLGVYQSFQQFMQGYKPESDKESIFNALCQSIENNPQEYISKSQTLLNFVEGKSAQEILDWLLNPSGEGDLEAVASHWRSNLENPRFKYSRLFAIGFYTLIEKGDGEFIKDESKFTDFIQPLIDKLQLPVEKLKKDLDLYRSNLEKMNQMLSVMADVLEAERKKKQAESK; encoded by the coding sequence GTGGATAAAAATCGCACTGTTTCCGACACTAAAAGAAGTTTTTATCAACATCATCAACGCCCCATTAACTCTATCTATCGTCGTGTGGTAGAAGAATTAATGGTAGAAATGCACCTCTTAGCAGTTAATGTTGATTTTAATCCCGATCCTATTTATTATCTGGGAGTGTATCAAAGTTTTCAACAATTCATGCAGGGTTATAAACCTGAGTCAGATAAAGAATCAATTTTCAATGCTTTATGTCAATCCATTGAAAATAACCCTCAAGAATATATCAGCAAATCACAAACTTTACTAAATTTTGTCGAGGGGAAATCTGCTCAAGAAATTCTTGATTGGTTATTAAACCCTTCTGGAGAGGGAGATTTAGAAGCTGTTGCTTCTCATTGGCGCAGTAATTTAGAAAATCCTCGCTTTAAATATAGTCGTTTATTTGCCATTGGTTTCTATACTCTAATAGAAAAAGGTGACGGTGAATTTATTAAAGATGAAAGTAAATTTACTGATTTTATTCAGCCTTTAATTGACAAATTACAACTGCCAGTAGAAAAACTGAAAAAAGATTTAGATTTATATCGTAGTAACTTAGAAAAAATGAATCAAATGCTAAGTGTAATGGCAGATGTTTTGGAAGCCGAAAGAAAGAAAAAACAAGCAGAGAGTAAATAG